In Zonotrichia albicollis isolate bZonAlb1 chromosome 11, bZonAlb1.hap1, whole genome shotgun sequence, a single genomic region encodes these proteins:
- the ADPGK gene encoding ADP-dependent glucokinase isoform X2: MWQRSVCVGLLALALGYLCVLGPELPPAALRQLSASLLGTLRRARSLEARTVAAWQAAIVRPARGWARVAVGVNACVDVVLSGVKLLEALGLEPSDGKDHAVLNSGQDLKEAFAHFMERGAAAERFFSDAEAFRDIARTASEHPAAQLYVGGNAALIGQKLATNPDLKILLCGPVGPKLHELLDDNVVVPPESMQERDEFHLILEYQAGEQWGRVRAPAANRFIFSHDLSNGALNMLEVFVSSLDEFQPDLVVLSGLHMMEGQSKEMRQRRLMEAVASISDIPTDIPIHLELASMTDQDFMSNIVHQVFPLVNSIGLNEQELLFLTQSASGPHASLASWSGIPDVGVVSDILFWILKEHGKTAERASDLTRIHFHTLAYHILVTVDGHWGNQAAAVAAGARAAGTQACATDTIDTTKVFLKAPLEFVTSHTEAPSKISLNPDEPVVQWHREGISFHFTPVLVCKDPVRTVGLGDAISAEGLLYSEAYPQ; this comes from the exons ATGTGGCAGCGGTCGGTGTGCGTGGGCCTGCTGGCCCTGGCGCTGGGCTACCTGTGCGTGCTGGGCCCCGAGCTGCCCCCCGCGGCCCTGCGGCAGCTCTCGGCCTCGCTGCTGGGGACGCTGCGCCGCGCCCGCTCGCTGGAGGCGCGCACGGTAGCGGCCTGGCAGGCGGCCATTGTCCGTCCCGCGCGCGGCTGGGCGCGCGTCGCCGTCGG cgtCAACGCCTGCGTGGACGTGGTTCTGTCTGGGGTGAAGCTGCTGGAGGCTCTGGGGCTGGAGCCCAGTGATGGGAAGGACCATGCAGTGCTGAACTCTGGGCAGGACCTGAAGGAAGCTTTTGCCCATTTCATGGAGAGAGGGGCAGCTGCCGAGCGCTTCTTCAGCGACGCCGAGGCCTTCCGGGACATTGCGCGCACAGCCTCGGAGCACCCCGCAGCTCAG CTTTACGTGGGAGGAAATGCTGCTCTCATCGGGCAGAAGCTTGCAACAAACCCAGACCTGAAG ATCCTCCTTTGTGGCCCAGTTGGTCCCAAACTCCACGAACTGCTCGATGACAATGTGGTTGTGCCACCTGAATCCATGCAGGAAAGAGATGAATTCCATCTTATCTTGGAATATCAAGCAG GTGAGCAGTGGGGCCGGGTGAGGGCACCTGCTGCCAACCGCTTCATCTTCTCCCACGACCTGTCCAACGGCGCCCTGAACATGCTGGAGGTGTTTGTGTCCAGCCTGGATGAGTTTCAGCCTGACCTCGTGGTGCTTTCAGGACTTCACATGATGGAAGGGCAGAGCAAGGAGATGAGACAGAGGCGACTCATGGAG GCTGTGGCCTCCATCTCTGATATCCCAACTGACATTCCCATACACCTGGAGCTGGCCAGTATGACTGATCAGGATTTTATGAGCAACATTGTGCATCAG GTCTTTCCCCTGGTGAACTCCATCGGGCTGAacgagcaggagctgctgttcctcaCCCAGTCTGCCTCTGGTCCCCACGCCTCCCTGGCCTCCTGGAGCGGCATTCCCGACGTGGGGGTGGTCAGTGACATCCTCTTCTGGATCCTGAAGGAGCACGGCAAGACGGCGGAACGGGCCTCGGACCTGACCCGCATCCACTTCCACACGCTGGCCTACCACATCCTGGTCACCGTGGACGGCCACTGGGGCAACCAGGcggcagcagtggcagctgggGCCAGGGCTGCGGGCACCCAGGCCTGTGCCACCGACACCATCGACACCACCAAGGTCTTCCTCAAAGCTCCCCTGGAGTTCGTCACCTCCCACACGGAGGCACCTTCCAAAATCTCCCTCAATCCGGACGAGCCCGTggtgcagtggcacagggaagGCATCTCCTTCCACTTCACCCCTGTGCTGGTGTGCAAGGATCCCGTGCGGACCGTGGGGCTCGGGGACGCCATCTCAGCCGAGGGACTGCTCTACTCCGAAGCGTATCCTCAGTAG
- the ADPGK gene encoding ADP-dependent glucokinase isoform X1 codes for MWQRSVCVGLLALALGYLCVLGPELPPAALRQLSASLLGTLRRARSLEARTVAAWQAAIVRPARGWARVAVGVNACVDVVLSGVKLLEALGLEPSDGKDHAVLNSGQDLKEAFAHFMERGAAAERFFSDAEAFRDIARTASEHPAAQLYVGGNAALIGQKLATNPDLKILLCGPVGPKLHELLDDNVVVPPESMQERDEFHLILEYQAGEQWGRVRAPAANRFIFSHDLSNGALNMLEVFVSSLDEFQPDLVVLSGLHMMEGQSKEMRQRRLMEAVASISDIPTDIPIHLELASMTDQDFMSNIVHQQVFPLVNSIGLNEQELLFLTQSASGPHASLASWSGIPDVGVVSDILFWILKEHGKTAERASDLTRIHFHTLAYHILVTVDGHWGNQAAAVAAGARAAGTQACATDTIDTTKVFLKAPLEFVTSHTEAPSKISLNPDEPVVQWHREGISFHFTPVLVCKDPVRTVGLGDAISAEGLLYSEAYPQ; via the exons ATGTGGCAGCGGTCGGTGTGCGTGGGCCTGCTGGCCCTGGCGCTGGGCTACCTGTGCGTGCTGGGCCCCGAGCTGCCCCCCGCGGCCCTGCGGCAGCTCTCGGCCTCGCTGCTGGGGACGCTGCGCCGCGCCCGCTCGCTGGAGGCGCGCACGGTAGCGGCCTGGCAGGCGGCCATTGTCCGTCCCGCGCGCGGCTGGGCGCGCGTCGCCGTCGG cgtCAACGCCTGCGTGGACGTGGTTCTGTCTGGGGTGAAGCTGCTGGAGGCTCTGGGGCTGGAGCCCAGTGATGGGAAGGACCATGCAGTGCTGAACTCTGGGCAGGACCTGAAGGAAGCTTTTGCCCATTTCATGGAGAGAGGGGCAGCTGCCGAGCGCTTCTTCAGCGACGCCGAGGCCTTCCGGGACATTGCGCGCACAGCCTCGGAGCACCCCGCAGCTCAG CTTTACGTGGGAGGAAATGCTGCTCTCATCGGGCAGAAGCTTGCAACAAACCCAGACCTGAAG ATCCTCCTTTGTGGCCCAGTTGGTCCCAAACTCCACGAACTGCTCGATGACAATGTGGTTGTGCCACCTGAATCCATGCAGGAAAGAGATGAATTCCATCTTATCTTGGAATATCAAGCAG GTGAGCAGTGGGGCCGGGTGAGGGCACCTGCTGCCAACCGCTTCATCTTCTCCCACGACCTGTCCAACGGCGCCCTGAACATGCTGGAGGTGTTTGTGTCCAGCCTGGATGAGTTTCAGCCTGACCTCGTGGTGCTTTCAGGACTTCACATGATGGAAGGGCAGAGCAAGGAGATGAGACAGAGGCGACTCATGGAG GCTGTGGCCTCCATCTCTGATATCCCAACTGACATTCCCATACACCTGGAGCTGGCCAGTATGACTGATCAGGATTTTATGAGCAACATTGTGCATCAG CAGGTCTTTCCCCTGGTGAACTCCATCGGGCTGAacgagcaggagctgctgttcctcaCCCAGTCTGCCTCTGGTCCCCACGCCTCCCTGGCCTCCTGGAGCGGCATTCCCGACGTGGGGGTGGTCAGTGACATCCTCTTCTGGATCCTGAAGGAGCACGGCAAGACGGCGGAACGGGCCTCGGACCTGACCCGCATCCACTTCCACACGCTGGCCTACCACATCCTGGTCACCGTGGACGGCCACTGGGGCAACCAGGcggcagcagtggcagctgggGCCAGGGCTGCGGGCACCCAGGCCTGTGCCACCGACACCATCGACACCACCAAGGTCTTCCTCAAAGCTCCCCTGGAGTTCGTCACCTCCCACACGGAGGCACCTTCCAAAATCTCCCTCAATCCGGACGAGCCCGTggtgcagtggcacagggaagGCATCTCCTTCCACTTCACCCCTGTGCTGGTGTGCAAGGATCCCGTGCGGACCGTGGGGCTCGGGGACGCCATCTCAGCCGAGGGACTGCTCTACTCCGAAGCGTATCCTCAGTAG